The DNA sequence attttgGGTGATTTAAgaaacaactaaataatataaaaatagtctccAATGAGATTTTGAGCGATGCCTACAATCAAAGGCATTATCATAACTACTGCGAACTGACTCATTGATTTATGGTGGCGAGATTGCACAACCAATCTAAGCGTGTTCACATAGCAAGCAGTAAAACCTACTCCACTTAAATCATAGTATGCTGACTACAAATCAtagttattatatttatttaagtgGGTATAAAGCCCACGATTCCCACAGTTATAGTAGCTTCGGTACGgtgtactctctccgtcccgtTGAAGATGATcatctttcctttttgatttgtcccattcaagatgatccattactaaaaatagaaacacattttatctctattttattacttatctcttactttactctcttcacttaacacacaaaataaagttgcataaaatcccgtgccgcccaagaaagagGTTAtattccttgggacggagggcgtactaaaaagtaaatacGTTCGCAACTttacaataaaacaaatttcatctatttccaaatactagtaaaagcaataaaatttCCATTACTTAGAAAAGCAAgctaatttttttagaaatttcaaaatacacTTCATCGCAAAAGCAAACATCTAAGCTTATCAAATCGAAGGGATTTAGCCAATTTATCAGAATGATGGCTAAGATCGAGGCATTGTCATCATAGAGCGTGACAATGAGGCTCTGTGATGACGGTGGTTACGACATGAAGGCAGGGGTGACATGGCATgaacacgagattttagaaggttttgttttatgtgttaagcGGAGAGAAAAAATGTAGTAACTTTTATACTAATGTGAGAGGAattctttttcaaaaataataatatgatatctttagtgggacaaacgaaaaaggaaaataaaacatcttTTAAGTACGAAGAgagtacatattttatgtttaggACTAGGTCTAATCTactcataaatgataaatgcATTGACATTAAGCTTGATTTTGTATACACTTATTcctatctttttatttaataccgGCTAATATCAATCATTATTACATTCCTATCTATTAATTAAGGCAcgttattgatatttaaattggtaaaaaatatgaaatgtttttgggtcaaatttattatgtacGCTGTCATGAGAAGCCATGATGATGAACAATGGTTAAAAAAACATGTGTAATCAGTAATTTACTCCTAAAAATTCGATCCCTGTTTCAGATGCAACTATCTCTTCTCTATTTACTGTAACAGATGTAAcgatttattcttattttattgtaacgAGATATTATctgcaaattttaatttagtaaatgCAATGAAGATTTATTACTAGTTGAGTTGTAATATTTCCGcgtataagattattttactttccctatatataatattacaaatacacATGAAAATCATTGCAAACAATGTAACTAACGGAGAGTTACATGACAACTTAAGTCTTAATAtgctttattataaaatttaatatttttacttctTTCTAGTAAAAAGAGCATGTTTAGTTTTCTTTCTGAAATGGAGTAGTTATGTCTCACTTcgtaatataaaaatttaaataacaagTGTATGAAAAAGTGGATGTAATAAGTAAACGCCTGCTATAGAAATTTTCCGCCTTTTTAAAAggaagtaataataatattaacatataaGAAGATCATATAACTCAAATTCTCTGCAGTTTAAAATggaagtaataataatagtatatctACGAAGATCATATAACTGCTAAAATTGAGAAGACACAATACACtttaatcaaaacaaattactCAACTCCagattcatcattcatcaatcAACCAGGATACAAATCGCATATTAACTTAACcctaaacataaaaattcTAAACCCGCCATGTCTAAATCACTAATGAGAGCATCACGGGTTGAAAGGATTAGGATTAGGATTAGGATTACGATTAGGGTTAGGATTCGGATCCGGATTCCGATTCTGGCCAGACTGAGAAGAGCCAGACTGGTCGAAAAAGTAAGGATACGGCAGCACCATCCCGGGATCCCACCCGAGCCCGCTCCCTTCCatccctcctcctcctcccggGCTCTGGACCAGATTCCAGGGGAAGCTCTCCATGCCATCCTCCTCCATCCGCGGTGGAGCCTCTTCCACCgcaggaggaggaggaggaggaggcatCGCCAGCATAGGCAGCTGCGGCAGGAGTGGAGGCAGCGGCGGAGGCGCAGCCAGATTGCGCTGGTGCTCCGCCGCCATCGCCTCCATCCTGGCTTTGATATCCCGGAGCGTCTGGCTGATGACAAAGTTCATCTCCGAGACGTCATGGATCTGGAGGTCGTCTAAGGAGGCTTGGCCGAGGATGCATCGGAACATAAAGGCCTCAAGCTCGCGGCAGGTGTTGTCCTTCTGGAGGCGGCGGAGCTGCTCCGTCGTCTTCTTGATCCGTTGCCGCGTGAAGCTCTCCTGGTTGACCATCTTCCGGCTCTGGTCCATGACGGAGAGCTTGCGGAAGCGGGCCAGGATGGACTGCGCATCAAGAGGCGACGGCCATACAACCGGCACGGGGTCGTACTGGCTGTAGATGATGACGCAGGCTGGCACACCACAGAGGGTGCTCAGCTCGCTCACCTTCTTAATAAGACCCTTCTTTCGCTTCTTGTATGAAGCTTTTCTCTCCGAATCATTCGTAATATAGGCAAGAGTTACCTTCTTTCTAGTCATTGCTTTTTGGTTTTAACAAtgctttctttttcttggtgAGTTTTAGGGCTATCATTGTGTACATATTTATAGCGGCTGAAGACATTAGATTCAATtcgattttgaaaatttgctTTGCGTTGTCTGAGTTgttccatttattttcatacCGTTTCAATTAATGCCTAGTTTTATTGTATCTCTATAGTCTGGATTTCTTGAGTAAATTGCTGCTCCATATATGTTTTATGAGGAAATCAACAATTATTATGATGATATTAGCAAGATGCATGTATGAAATCTTTAGCAATTTAAGAGCAATTGTacatacatttttattaagtgGAGTATATACCTTTTCTAAATATGTAGTAACACTAATAATAAAGTGCTTTTGGCCTTATCGGGTGCCCCGCTGTTTAGGACTTATTCGAAGTAGTAGTTTTTTGCCTTGTCGTTTACGGACGTGGTTTGTATATTTGCGACATAGCCTTGTCGATTGTTGTTTTGAACTTATACTTACTACTTTCGgtaatttgatcatttttaactatataaaaacataataataaagcaCAACATCTATGTACATATACacaaataatcattaattagtAAGGAGTACTTATGAAGAGTATAAAATAACTGCGGATTGATGATACCTTAGTTTCTGATATGAAATCGAGAACACATACTTTttctaactaatttttaaattttaattaatgattataacttgtaatcaatatttaaaagttgTATCAGTAACCGAATCGGTGAAGTTGTCGATTCATTATTCAATTGGTTGGACCGGTTAGACCACCGACAAAAGtagaataatttttcaaatatatataattaaatactactttatgcgtcccataaaaatagtcttctttttccattttgggttgtccAACCAAAATAGTCATCTTCCATTTTTGgcaaatttttttctcttatcgGGTGGGTACATTCTCTACTAACATACTCAAATcactttttgtttttacttctctcttactctaccaattttgcattaaaaccagTGCAATCTTCAAAATCCCTATTTAATGGGACGAATGAgtaaatattctataaataaaatttaaatttattgaatgataaaaaatagtaattaataagatatcacaaaatattaaacCTTATACTAGTATACTATAAAcctattaaaatttagttcTTGATAAGATATAAAAAGAATTGGTGGgtgataaacataattaagtattaatcaaaatatataaatattattaattaattcaaaataataaatatattttagtttattgtaGTTAAAATATTGAAGTAATGCATTCTTATGATATATAATTAACACAAATGATTAgttttatagagaaaaaaatggttgtTTTATGTATATAAGTAGCTAATTAAAGTTCGCATTATTTCACAAAAGAGTGTATGGTTAAACtgtaaatatgatttttatttaattaatgtttaagcgatcaaattttataaaaaattaagattattttttgaaaaatatgaaataaaaaggtCAGTCCTGGTGGTTCAAAACAGCCCAAATATCTAGCGATTTTATAGGTGAAATCGGACCGTTAAGACCTCAATTTGCGAATGCACTAGTCAAACTAGCTTGTTCgatccaatttttaaaatattgctaGCGATTTTAGGCTTTTATTCCCCATGATTTGTatgtgaattaaataaaatcaaattgttAATTACACCTAGGTAAATAAATTGCAAAAGGGCGGTTTGATTGTATTGGTATCTCATTGATGGAGTAATAATGcagattttatttgaaatgattGCTACATTTACATCTGATGCATTTACATCATAGAGTGCATTAAATGTAAATGTATCAATACAATTGTAAAAGGAGATATGTGTCAAATGCCAATATATGCAGAGTTAGTgccaattcaaaatttttgttgtttcattATAAGGATATACTATTACATctgattaatttaaatttgaatttgagcAAAATCAATTACATTCCTTAAGCGTATCATttacatttcaattttcacaaaatcaattacatTCCTTTAAGTGTATCATTTTTGGATTAACTTGAGTTTTAGGAGGTCAAACgcttaaataaaatttgaaattttgttattatagaaataataatgattaatctggctcactaattttattatttgtgaaataCCCTTCTTGGTACATAAATGATGTTGCGGGCCCAGCCATGGTGCTTGTGCAATAAGAAACAACCTTTCAAACAATTAGGCCAATGGCAGGTGGGATCGGAGAGGGTGACCAACTCACTACCTGCTAATGAGGGTGAAAAAAGTTTACCTTCtctaatttcattttgcgGCAGCTCCTTCCTaaatctttttcttatttttttctcgtCCGCCATCTATTATCAGTGACGGCCGCTACCTTGCCTCTACTTTTCAACGtcagtataattttttttaactgtGTTTGATCCCATGAATTTCGTTATTGAATCAAGAAGAGCTCGTGCTTTTGGAGTTTTATCATGCTCAACGGGAAGCAAATTCTACTGCTCATAGTTTGACAAATTTTAGCTTTTTAGTTATCTGAGGAACAACGgtatggaaataaaatttaccaaAATGAGTCCatgtcaacaaataatatattctctttgttccaaaaaaatgttatttttttaccatCGAAGTTTAATTTACTTctattctctccgtccccgattaagagtcacactttgactgagcacgagttttaagaaatgtaaagaaaaattggttgaaaaagttagtggaatgcgggacccatatttttatattagttttataataaaatgtgagtgaattgagttagtggaatgcgagacttactatttatggtaaaatgaagtgtgattcttaattggggacggaccgaaatggaaaagtgtgactcttaatcggggacggagggagtattttttataagctactccctccctcccattgaagatgactcactttcctttttggttttgcccaactaagatgaccaattacttaaaatggaaacacatttatttctactttattccctctctcttactttactctctcctcttaacacacaaaatataactgcataaaagCCCGTGCCGCTCAAAAAAgaggtcatcttccttgggacggagggagtattatttccAAGTAGAGTGGGTGAGTGAGTACATATGTAATTTGTTTGTGTAGGAATTTTAGAGCACATGTTAGAAGGTTAACTATATTAATTATCCTTGcccatataaatatttgagttAATTACAGTTTAAAACGGgaactttcaatatttttttagtttatagcactagtttaatttattttttatatagtagtacttctcaaatccacaaaagatatcataTTTGTGGCAATCATACGTGATTTTAGAAGATATTTTTGAGTGTGTTGagtagaaaaaggaaatatatttaaatatatgaatgtgataatgaaaaaagtaattgaagtaattaatattccaaaaaatagttgaattgAATCTATTAATGATAATTTACTAATTCGAacaaatggaaatgtgacaatggagggagtatgaactTTCAATCTTTTCAGTGTATAGTAGTACTCAATTTAATGTATATTCTGTATACCGAGAAATTTCACatgttttcactttttttttgtttctatttttgtataGCCTCAGAAGATAAATAAGAAAAcgattttcaatttctttcacAATTAAAAACGAGGTTGTTAatgttcaaattataaaataaaagtggtCTTATGAGCGTTTATACATCAATAAGACTTTTTAGGATTTTTCAATCCCTAATGGTTTTAGTAATTttgatactactattaattaagaATGAATCATCCTTGTATTAGTTGAATGGCTAGGAAACAATATcgtactactctctccgtcccagataatttgggacactttgactcggcatgaattttaagaaatctaatggaaaatgagttaaaaaagttggtgggatgtgagtcctacttttaagtattagttttataataaaatgtgaataagaatgagttagtggaatatgtggtccactaccaaaaatggtaaaagtgaaatgagacaaattatgtgggacggaccgaaatggaatactggatcgaattatctgggacggagggagtattaattaagttgtgacaattaatttgtttgacaATTTCAACATTAACGGTATCACttttgttaaaatgacaatttaacttattttatcattaaaaaatcacaattttaaatatagactaaaaatatttaaaaacaagGCTAAAAACTATAGTTAACcccaaataatttatactaataaCTCTTTCACAAACAATTTGACATTTTCAACGAAAATTCCATCCGTTCAAACACATTTTCAAAAGAGTGATGCTATTTGGGAAACTATAGCCAATCATATATTCCATTTAAAATAGTTTGACactgaataaaatatactcccttcgtcccaataaatatgcaatatttggtTTCtggcacatgattttatgtagtagtgttctgtgagttaatgaagagagagtaaagtaagagagaagaaaaagtatagagagtgttgttttcatttgaggaaacatttcatttttattaggacaatataaaaaggaaaatattgcAGTTCTAATAGAACagaaggagtactatttaattttcccaaaAAGCATAAATATTACAACTAGTATGCTTTTGCCGCAAGTCTatcaaatcataattatattttggtaaaacaaaaaaaattgaaattagaattggaattaaaattgaaatttcaattttatctttctaattccacaatttgaattccatatcaTAAAGAGATAATTAGACTTCtaaataattagtactccctccatcccactcaagatggccACATTTTTGAGTCAGTATGGAGTTTCAAGTGGAATAGTTGTTTGTGATAAAGTAGAGtgaaaaaagtagttgaatattttaatgaggagagaggCGAGAgattaaattctaaatataaaaagtgaacatcttgaatgagacaaactaaaatagaaaggtGGAGATCTTgaatggacggagggagtataaaattgggtacattcacaaaaaaacacacactgCATACACATTACACACTCTGCACGCACACACATATTACACACCTTAAATGCACAATGCACATACTATGCGCGCACGCACAAACTATTCACACAAAATGCACCTACATTGCGCCCGCGCACACTATAAACGtagactaaaaatatttaacgaCAAGGCTAAAAACTATAGTTAacccaaatatttttattatttttattattaaaaaatcaatattttaaatatacacTAAAACTATTTACAAAACAAAGGCTAAAATTTATAGTTAAccccaaatattttatactaataactCTTTCACGTAcaatttgacattttcattGAAAATTCCATCCATTCAAACACATTTTCAAAAGAGTGATGCTATTTGGGAAACTGTAGCCAATCatatattccattaaaaatagagTAATTGTGTAGTTTGACactgaataaaaaattatttaattttccccaAAAGCATAAATACTATAACTAGTATGCTTTTGACAGAAATACTATCAAATCATTACTATATTTTCCCTGTCtttttcccacaaaaaatttgttgaagcaaacactaaaaataaacgtggattattattttaaatttaaaaatacttaaaattatttttttgcaaaagttgaaaaaaaaaa is a window from the Salvia hispanica cultivar TCC Black 2014 chromosome 1, UniMelb_Shisp_WGS_1.0, whole genome shotgun sequence genome containing:
- the LOC125185520 gene encoding agamous-like MADS-box protein AGL80 codes for the protein MTRKKVTLAYITNDSERKASYKKRKKGLIKKVSELSTLCGVPACVIIYSQYDPVPVVWPSPLDAQSILARFRKLSVMDQSRKMVNQESFTRQRIKKTTEQLRRLQKDNTCRELEAFMFRCILGQASLDDLQIHDVSEMNFVISQTLRDIKARMEAMAAEHQRNLAAPPPLPPLLPQLPMLAMPPPPPPPAVEEAPPRMEEDGMESFPWNLVQSPGGGGGMEGSGLGWDPGMVLPYPYFFDQSGSSQSGQNRNPDPNPNPNRNPNPNPNPFNP